One segment of Dolichospermum sp. DET69 DNA contains the following:
- a CDS encoding NAD(P)H-quinone oxidoreductase subunit F gives MNEFLFLTSWFVPLYSLLGAILTLPWSIGIIQRTGPRPAAYLNLLTTIFGFVHSLLVFKDIWYREQENLVITWFQAADFQLSFALEISVVSVGATVLITGLSLLAQVYALGYMEKDWSLARFFGLVGFFEAALSGLAISDSLFLSYALLEVLTLSTYLLVGFWYAQPLVVTAARDAFLTKRVGDLLLLMAVVTLSTLAGSLNFSDLYEWAQTADLNPVTSTLLCLALIAGPAGKCAQFPLHLWLDEAMEGPNPASVMRNSLVVGGGAYVLYKIQPLLSLSPFALNTLVVVGTMTAVGATLVSIAQIDIKRSLSHSTSAYMGLVFLAVGLEQGGVALMLLLSHAIAKALLFMSSGSVIYTTQTQDLTEMGGLWSKMPATTTAFIVGSAGMVTLLPLGSFWAMLAWADGLVKISPWVIVVLILVNGLTALNLTRVFRLVFWGQPQPKTRRAPEVGWPMALPMVTLTILTLLLPLMLQQWDLLPSWESLDGYIVGSLVASTVAGVTIGATIHLHKAWSRSRILIWRFIQDLLGYDFYIDRIYRLTIVSAVALLSRVSAWSDRFLVDGLVNLIGFAAIFSGQSLKYSISGQSQGYMLTILVVISFLGFLISSSLGLFDNLPF, from the coding sequence ATGAATGAGTTTCTATTTTTAACTAGTTGGTTCGTACCTCTTTATAGCTTACTAGGGGCAATTTTAACTTTGCCTTGGAGCATAGGCATCATCCAACGGACAGGGCCTAGACCTGCGGCCTACTTGAACTTATTGACTACCATTTTCGGTTTTGTCCATAGTTTATTAGTGTTTAAAGATATTTGGTATCGAGAGCAAGAAAATTTAGTAATTACTTGGTTTCAAGCGGCTGATTTCCAATTATCTTTTGCTTTGGAAATTTCCGTAGTCAGTGTTGGGGCAACAGTTTTAATTACTGGATTGAGTCTATTGGCTCAAGTTTATGCCCTAGGCTACATGGAAAAAGATTGGTCTTTAGCCAGGTTTTTTGGTCTGGTGGGATTTTTTGAAGCTGCTCTTAGTGGTTTAGCAATTAGTGATTCTTTGTTTCTCAGTTATGCGTTGCTAGAAGTCCTTACTCTTTCTACTTATTTACTTGTGGGATTTTGGTATGCTCAACCGTTGGTAGTGACGGCAGCGCGAGATGCCTTTTTAACGAAGCGGGTAGGAGATTTGTTACTGTTAATGGCTGTAGTCACTCTTTCTACTTTAGCCGGCAGCTTAAATTTTTCGGATTTATATGAATGGGCGCAAACGGCTGATTTAAACCCAGTCACATCAACTTTACTCTGTTTAGCTTTAATTGCTGGTCCTGCGGGTAAGTGCGCTCAATTTCCCCTGCACCTGTGGTTAGATGAAGCTATGGAAGGACCTAATCCAGCTTCGGTAATGCGAAATTCCCTGGTAGTAGGTGGGGGGGCTTATGTTCTCTACAAGATTCAACCATTATTATCTTTGTCCCCCTTTGCTTTAAATACTTTAGTGGTAGTGGGGACAATGACAGCAGTGGGGGCAACATTAGTATCCATAGCTCAAATTGATATTAAGCGATCGCTCTCCCATTCGACCAGCGCCTATATGGGATTGGTATTTTTAGCGGTAGGCTTGGAACAAGGGGGAGTAGCACTCATGTTACTCCTGAGTCATGCTATTGCCAAAGCCTTATTATTCATGAGTTCTGGTTCAGTTATCTATACTACCCAAACCCAAGATTTGACAGAAATGGGGGGTTTGTGGTCAAAAATGCCAGCTACAACTACGGCTTTTATCGTCGGTTCGGCAGGCATGGTAACACTACTACCACTGGGCAGTTTCTGGGCAATGTTAGCATGGGCTGATGGCTTAGTAAAGATTAGCCCTTGGGTAATTGTGGTTTTAATCTTAGTTAATGGCTTAACGGCTTTGAATTTAACTAGGGTATTCCGGTTAGTTTTTTGGGGACAACCCCAACCGAAAACCCGTCGCGCTCCAGAAGTTGGTTGGCCAATGGCATTACCAATGGTAACTTTAACTATCCTGACTCTATTATTACCGCTGATGCTACAGCAATGGGACTTATTACCTAGCTGGGAAAGTCTGGACGGGTATATTGTAGGATCTTTAGTAGCTTCTACTGTCGCTGGGGTGACTATTGGTGCAACAATTCATCTCCACAAAGCTTGGTCAAGATCCCGAATTTTGATTTGGAGATTTATCCAAGACTTATTAGGCTATGATTTTTACATAGACCGCATTTATCGCTTAACGATTGTGAGTGCTGTGGCGCTGTTATCTAGAGTATCAGCGTGGAGCGATCGCTTTTTGGTAGATGGTCTAGTAAATTTAATCGGCTTTGCTGCGATTTTTAGCGGACAAAGTTTGAAATACAGTATTTCTGGTCAATCCCAAGGCTATATGTTAACAATCCTTGTGGTTATTAGCTTTCTGGGTTTTCTCATTAGTTCTTCTTTGGGTTTATTCGACAATTTGCCTTTTTAG
- a CDS encoding carbon dioxide-concentrating mechanism protein CcmK codes for MPIAVGMIETKGFPAIVEAADAMVKAARVTLVGYEKIGSARVTVIVRGDVSEVQASVAAGVEAVKRVNGGEVVSTHIIARPHENLEYVLPIRYTEAVEQFRA; via the coding sequence ATGCCAATTGCAGTTGGAATGATTGAAACTAAAGGCTTTCCCGCAATAGTAGAAGCTGCTGATGCGATGGTGAAAGCCGCCCGTGTGACTTTAGTAGGATATGAAAAAATCGGTAGCGCTCGCGTTACAGTGATTGTGAGGGGAGATGTTTCTGAAGTGCAAGCTTCAGTAGCCGCTGGCGTTGAAGCAGTTAAAAGAGTCAACGGTGGTGAAGTAGTATCTACCCACATCATTGCTCGTCCCCACGAAAACTTAGAATATGTCTTGCCAATTCGTTATACAGAAGCTGTAGAACAATTCCGCGCTTAG
- a CDS encoding carbon dioxide-concentrating mechanism protein CcmK translates to MSIAVGMVETLGFPAVVEAADAMVKAARVTLVGYEKIGSGRVTVIVRGDVSEVQASVGAGVESVKRVNGGQVLSTHIIARPHENLEYVLPIRYTEDVEQFREGVNTIRPFGRRP, encoded by the coding sequence ATGTCAATTGCAGTAGGAATGGTAGAAACTCTAGGCTTTCCCGCAGTAGTAGAAGCTGCTGATGCCATGGTAAAAGCCGCTCGTGTTACCTTAGTAGGTTATGAAAAAATCGGTAGTGGTCGGGTAACAGTGATCGTTCGTGGTGACGTTTCTGAAGTTCAAGCTTCCGTAGGTGCTGGAGTAGAATCAGTTAAGCGCGTCAACGGTGGACAAGTGCTATCTACCCACATTATTGCTCGCCCTCACGAAAACTTGGAATATGTTCTCCCCATTCGTTATACCGAAGATGTAGAACAATTCCGGGAAGGTGTCAACACAATTCGCCCTTTCGGTAGAAGACCATAA
- a CDS encoding EutN/CcmL family microcompartment protein yields the protein MQIARVRGTVTSTQKDPSLRGVKLLMLQLIDENGNLLPVYEVAADNSVGAGVDEWVLISRGSAARQVPGNEQRPLDAAVVAIIDTIYIEDRVIYSKKDQYR from the coding sequence ATGCAAATTGCCAGAGTTCGTGGCACAGTAACTAGCACCCAAAAAGATCCCAGTCTGCGGGGTGTGAAGTTACTAATGTTGCAATTAATAGATGAAAATGGCAACCTCCTGCCAGTATACGAGGTAGCTGCCGATAACAGTGTAGGGGCAGGAGTGGATGAATGGGTACTTATCAGTCGTGGCAGTGCGGCTCGTCAAGTGCCTGGCAATGAACAGCGACCGTTAGACGCAGCAGTTGTCGCAATTATAGACACAATTTACATTGAAGATCGTGTCATTTACAGCAAAAAAGATCAGTATAGATAG
- a CDS encoding ribulose bisphosphate carboxylase small subunit, whose protein sequence is MVVRSTAAPPTPWSRSLAEPKIHETAFVHSSCNLIGDVNIGANVIIAPGTAIRADEGTPFSVGENTNIQDGVVIHGLEQGRVIGDDGKEYSVWIGKSASITHMALIHGPAYVGDSCFIGFRSTVFNAKVGAGCIVMMHALIQDVAIPPGKYVASGSIITTQQQADRLPDVQVQDQEFSHHVVGINQALRAGYHCAADSKCIAPIRDELNLSGAKSYTSIEVEELERSSDVVGYSLGAETVDQVRYLLEQGFKIGTEHVDQRRFRTGSWQSCQAIETRSLGEAVSALESCLRDHSGEYVRLFGIDNGRRRVLETIVQRPDGVVAGTSNFKAPATVSTGSYNGNGNGNGNSVGSAKLSSETVDQIRQLLAGGYKIGTEHVDERRFRTGSWNSCEPIQSTSAQAVISALEECIENHQGDYVRLIGIDTKAKRRVLETIIQRPNGQVAVSGSTKSFTSTSSATATATATVTSTRLSAEIVDQLRQLLSSGAKIAVEHVDQRRFRTGTWAVAGQIQATSEREAIAALEGCVSEYPGEYVRLVGTDPKAKRRILEAIIQRP, encoded by the coding sequence ATGGTAGTCCGCAGCACGGCGGCACCCCCAACCCCGTGGTCAAGGAGTTTAGCAGAACCAAAAATCCATGAAACTGCATTTGTACACTCTTCTTGTAACCTCATTGGTGATGTCAATATAGGTGCAAATGTAATCATTGCTCCAGGGACTGCAATTAGAGCAGATGAAGGTACACCTTTTAGTGTTGGTGAAAATACCAACATTCAAGATGGTGTAGTTATTCATGGGTTAGAGCAAGGCCGAGTCATTGGTGATGACGGCAAAGAATACTCGGTATGGATTGGCAAAAGTGCTTCCATTACCCACATGGCACTGATTCATGGCCCTGCTTACGTTGGCGATAGTTGTTTTATTGGCTTTCGTTCTACGGTATTTAATGCCAAAGTTGGTGCAGGCTGCATTGTGATGATGCACGCCTTAATTCAGGATGTGGCAATTCCTCCGGGTAAATACGTAGCTTCTGGGTCAATAATTACTACTCAGCAGCAAGCGGATAGATTGCCAGATGTCCAAGTGCAGGATCAAGAATTTTCTCACCATGTAGTCGGTATTAATCAGGCTTTGCGAGCTGGTTATCACTGTGCTGCGGATAGCAAGTGTATTGCGCCCATTCGGGATGAACTCAATCTTTCCGGGGCTAAATCTTATACAAGTATTGAAGTTGAAGAATTAGAAAGGAGTAGTGACGTTGTGGGCTATAGCTTAGGTGCAGAAACAGTAGATCAAGTACGTTATCTACTAGAACAAGGATTTAAAATTGGAACAGAACACGTAGACCAAAGACGTTTCCGCACAGGTTCTTGGCAAAGTTGTCAAGCAATTGAAACTCGGTCTTTAGGTGAAGCGGTTTCGGCTTTAGAATCTTGTTTGAGAGATCACAGCGGCGAATATGTGCGTTTATTTGGGATTGATAACGGCAGAAGACGGGTTTTAGAAACTATTGTTCAACGTCCTGATGGCGTAGTTGCTGGTACATCTAATTTTAAAGCACCTGCGACCGTATCTACTGGCAGTTACAATGGTAACGGTAACGGTAACGGAAATAGTGTTGGTAGTGCCAAACTCAGTTCAGAAACTGTAGATCAAATCCGTCAACTTTTGGCAGGTGGGTACAAAATTGGTACAGAACACGTAGATGAGCGTCGCTTCCGTACAGGTTCTTGGAACAGTTGTGAACCAATTCAATCTACTTCGGCTCAAGCAGTTATCTCTGCTTTGGAAGAGTGCATTGAAAACCATCAAGGTGACTATGTGCGTTTAATTGGGATTGATACCAAAGCTAAACGTCGTGTATTGGAAACAATTATCCAAAGACCAAACGGACAAGTTGCTGTTTCTGGTAGTACAAAATCATTTACCAGTACAAGTTCTGCAACTGCAACTGCAACTGCTACAGTTACCAGCACCCGTTTGAGTGCGGAGATAGTAGATCAATTGCGCCAACTGTTGTCCAGTGGAGCAAAAATTGCAGTTGAACACGTAGATCAACGCCGCTTCCGCACAGGTACTTGGGCAGTTGCGGGTCAAATTCAGGCTACATCTGAAAGAGAAGCGATCGCTGCTTTAGAAGGTTGTGTTTCTGAATATCCAGGCGAATATGTGCGGTTAGTTGGAACTGACCCCAAAGCCAAACGCCGCATCTTAGAAGCAATTATTCAACGTCCATAG
- a CDS encoding transferase, with protein sequence MSVSLLRLGDRFDSHIHGDVIIHPSAVLAPGIIIQAAINSTIVIGAGVCLGMGSILQVSEGILEIEAGANLGAGFLMVGEGKIGANACIGSATTVFNCSVAPGQVIPSGSILGDNSRQIVEPSAAQPESTNPPLDKPEESAKKTESSYSQPEKPEEQEKFISSTQLSVAAFLEFKHQSTPVSQPSPTPKSQSPPEAETAVVGDSISEETTLPESIADCTQNLELSESDIETHNIFGTQIYGQGSINRLLTTLFPHRQSLNNQNSDNSSG encoded by the coding sequence ATGTCTGTATCGCTGCTACGTCTGGGCGATAGATTTGATTCTCATATTCATGGTGACGTGATTATTCATCCCAGCGCAGTATTAGCTCCGGGGATAATTATCCAAGCAGCTATTAACAGTACAATCGTGATTGGTGCTGGTGTATGTCTGGGTATGGGGTCAATTCTGCAAGTAAGTGAGGGTATTCTAGAAATAGAAGCAGGAGCAAACCTGGGAGCCGGTTTCTTAATGGTTGGTGAAGGTAAAATTGGGGCTAATGCTTGTATTGGTTCAGCCACAACGGTTTTTAACTGTTCCGTAGCACCAGGACAAGTTATTCCCTCTGGTTCAATTTTGGGAGATAATAGTCGGCAGATTGTTGAACCGTCAGCGGCACAACCAGAATCTACTAATCCTCCCCTAGATAAACCAGAGGAATCAGCTAAAAAAACAGAATCTAGTTATTCTCAACCAGAGAAACCAGAGGAACAGGAAAAATTTATTTCCTCAACTCAACTCTCGGTTGCAGCGTTTCTGGAGTTTAAACACCAATCTACACCTGTATCTCAACCGTCACCTACACCTAAAAGCCAGTCTCCTCCAGAGGCAGAAACGGCTGTGGTTGGTGATTCTATATCTGAAGAAACTACGCTCCCAGAGTCTATAGCCGACTGCACTCAAAACTTAGAACTGAGTGAGTCTGATATTGAAACTCACAATATCTTTGGCACGCAAATTTATGGACAAGGCAGCATAAATAGGCTGTTAACTACATTGTTTCCCCATAGACAATCCTTGAATAACCAAAACTCTGACAATTCTTCAGGTTAA
- a CDS encoding BMC domain-containing protein, translating into METYNQHALSTIHAASRRDSLKDTALGMVSTLSFPAIVGTADMMLKSAGVHLVGYEKIGSGHCTAIVRGGIADVRLAVEAGVQTAEQFGQLVSSLVIARPYPNLDVILPINRITRFMGDGGYSRLSNQAIGLVETRGFPAMVGACDAMLKAADVQLASYEKIGAGLCTAIIRGSVANVAVAVEAGMFEAERIGELNAVMVIPRPLDELEETLPVASCWMEERQPVNIPINIKDKIMDVEAVELPDLAKLPVRVKEEIWNDE; encoded by the coding sequence ATGGAAACATATAATCAACACGCTTTGAGTACCATTCACGCAGCAAGTCGTCGTGATAGTCTCAAAGATACTGCTTTGGGTATGGTATCAACCCTCAGTTTCCCCGCTATAGTTGGCACGGCTGACATGATGTTAAAGTCGGCTGGAGTCCACTTAGTTGGTTATGAAAAAATTGGTAGTGGTCATTGTACAGCAATTGTCCGAGGTGGCATTGCTGATGTTCGCTTGGCTGTGGAAGCTGGTGTACAAACGGCTGAACAGTTTGGCCAGTTGGTGTCTAGTTTGGTGATTGCCCGTCCTTATCCTAATTTAGATGTAATTCTACCTATTAACCGAATTACCAGATTTATGGGAGATGGTGGATATAGCCGTTTGAGTAATCAAGCGATTGGGTTGGTGGAAACTCGCGGATTTCCCGCTATGGTGGGTGCTTGTGATGCCATGCTTAAAGCTGCTGATGTCCAATTAGCATCTTATGAAAAGATTGGTGCTGGTTTATGTACGGCAATTATTCGTGGTTCGGTGGCCAATGTGGCGGTAGCTGTAGAAGCGGGAATGTTTGAAGCAGAACGCATTGGTGAGTTAAATGCAGTTATGGTGATTCCTCGGCCATTAGATGAGTTGGAAGAAACTTTGCCTGTGGCTAGTTGCTGGATGGAAGAACGCCAACCAGTTAATATACCTATTAATATTAAAGATAAAATAATGGATGTGGAAGCGGTAGAGTTGCCTGATTTGGCGAAATTACCTGTGAGAGTTAAGGAAGAAATTTGGAATGATGAATAA
- a CDS encoding reverse transcriptase N-terminal domain-containing protein: protein MIGHRENSSESWKTLPWKKFRRDLFRLQKRVYKAVQVGDKRKAKSLQKLILKSTAARLLAIRQVSQLNAGKKTAGIDGKKSLNFKERFELNELLKASVNNWKHQGLREIPIPKKDGTTRILKIPTIADRAYQCLIKYALEPAHEATFHAHSYGFRTGRSAHDAQKILFRNLCSNANGIDKRVIELDIEKCFDRINHTAIMDRLIAPYSIRQGIFRCLKAGVNPKFPEQGTPQGGVVSPLLANIALNGIESIHRYQNHGFRITDKTPKENIVEPTIRYADDMVIILRPQDDATEILDKISQFLAERGMKVSEKKTKLTAATDGFDFLGWHFKVQKNGKFRSVPSVDNFKAFRKKVKYIVNNSNYGSTTKAEKLAPVVRGWRNYHRFCKMDGSRNSLFHIQNRAFRVFNKETKQNRYTSKQLLDKAFPAVPFSENKHINVKGEKSPYDGDLSYWSERNSKLYDNHTSKALKRQNHKCGYCGLKMLSDEKVHLHHVDGNHKNGKTKNLLAIHESCHDYIHMSKSES, encoded by the coding sequence ATGATTGGACACAGAGAAAACTCTAGTGAATCTTGGAAAACGTTGCCCTGGAAGAAATTCCGTCGTGACTTATTCCGCCTACAAAAGCGCGTGTACAAAGCGGTTCAAGTTGGAGACAAGCGCAAAGCTAAGTCCCTACAAAAGCTGATTCTGAAATCTACCGCAGCAAGATTACTGGCTATCCGTCAAGTATCACAGCTAAATGCCGGGAAAAAGACAGCAGGAATTGACGGCAAAAAGTCCCTTAACTTTAAGGAACGCTTTGAGCTTAATGAACTGTTGAAGGCATCCGTTAACAACTGGAAACACCAGGGGTTAAGAGAAATACCCATCCCCAAAAAGGATGGTACTACTAGGATTCTGAAAATCCCTACTATTGCTGATAGGGCTTACCAATGCCTTATCAAATACGCATTAGAACCAGCGCACGAAGCAACTTTCCACGCGCACAGCTACGGGTTTCGGACGGGACGCTCGGCACATGATGCACAGAAAATCTTGTTTCGTAACCTATGCTCAAACGCCAACGGAATAGATAAACGAGTTATAGAACTCGATATTGAAAAATGCTTTGACAGGATAAACCACACCGCCATAATGGATAGACTCATCGCTCCTTATAGCATAAGACAAGGTATTTTCCGATGTCTCAAAGCCGGAGTCAATCCAAAGTTCCCCGAACAAGGAACACCTCAAGGGGGCGTGGTAAGTCCACTTTTAGCTAACATCGCCTTAAATGGGATTGAAAGTATTCACAGATACCAGAATCATGGGTTCAGAATTACGGACAAAACCCCAAAGGAAAATATTGTTGAACCAACAATCCGTTATGCGGATGACATGGTAATAATACTCCGACCCCAAGACGATGCCACAGAAATACTCGACAAAATTAGTCAGTTCCTAGCAGAGCGGGGAATGAAAGTCAGTGAGAAAAAGACAAAGTTAACCGCCGCGACAGATGGGTTTGATTTCCTGGGCTGGCATTTTAAAGTCCAGAAAAACGGAAAGTTCAGAAGCGTCCCATCAGTGGACAATTTTAAAGCTTTTCGCAAGAAAGTAAAATACATCGTCAACAACTCGAATTATGGTTCTACCACAAAGGCTGAAAAATTAGCCCCCGTAGTTAGAGGCTGGAGGAATTACCACCGCTTCTGCAAGATGGACGGGTCAAGAAACTCGTTATTTCACATCCAAAACAGAGCATTTAGGGTATTCAACAAGGAAACTAAACAGAATCGCTATACCAGTAAGCAATTACTAGATAAGGCTTTTCCAGCAGTCCCTTTCTCCGAAAATAAACATATCAATGTCAAAGGTGAGAAATCACCCTACGACGGAGATTTGAGTTATTGGAGCGAGCGTAACAGCAAGCTCTATGACAACCATACCTCTAAAGCCCTCAAACGGCAAAACCATAAATGTGGTTATTGTGGGCTAAAAATGCTCAGTGACGAGAAGGTACATTTACATCATGTTGATGGAAACCATAAGAATGGTAAAACTAAAAACCTTCTAGCAATTCATGAAAGCTGCCACGACTATATTCACATGAGCAAAAGCGAAAGTTAA
- a CDS encoding Uma2 family endonuclease has protein sequence MITTLIEREAEPILISELTWREFKAVEQLIERPGLRLSFLDGILEIRKMPGKKYETIKERIGALLEIYLEFLELDFTPTGSVTLENEFEKVKKEGDKSYELGANRKRPDLVIEVVVSSGGIDKLEAYKRLQIPEVWFWINDELLFYSLGNEGYEAVSKSQLLPSLDVDLLMGCINIENHAQALREFRAGIKITI, from the coding sequence ATGATAACTACACTCATTGAACGAGAAGCAGAACCTATTTTAATTAGTGAACTAACCTGGAGAGAATTTAAAGCTGTTGAACAACTAATTGAGCGCCCAGGGTTAAGGTTATCTTTTTTAGATGGAATCTTGGAGATTCGGAAAATGCCAGGGAAAAAATACGAAACTATCAAAGAACGTATCGGGGCTTTACTGGAAATTTATTTAGAATTTTTGGAATTAGATTTTACTCCGACTGGTTCTGTTACCCTAGAAAATGAATTTGAAAAGGTTAAAAAAGAAGGTGATAAATCGTATGAATTGGGAGCAAATAGAAAACGTCCTGATTTAGTGATTGAGGTGGTTGTTAGTAGTGGTGGAATTGATAAACTGGAAGCATATAAACGGTTACAAATTCCTGAAGTTTGGTTTTGGATTAATGATGAATTATTGTTTTATAGTTTAGGAAATGAGGGATATGAAGCTGTTAGTAAATCGCAACTTTTACCGAGTTTAGATGTAGACTTATTGATGGGTTGTATTAATATAGAAAATCATGCTCAAGCATTGCGGGAATTTCGAGCAGGGATAAAAATTACAATATAG
- a CDS encoding PIN domain-containing protein has protein sequence MKILLDTNIIIDNALEREPFLDASEQVLSLIEQGTIAGYISASTVSDLYYIIRKARGRDWTLTYLNQLVTFCQIATVNQAVISMAFTSNFRGCLKSF, from the coding sequence CTGAAAATTTTGCTAGATACTAACATCATTATTGATAATGCCTTGGAAAGAGAACCTTTTTTGGATGCAAGTGAACAAGTTTTATCACTAATTGAACAAGGCACAATTGCAGGTTATATTTCAGCCTCAACTGTTAGTGATTTGTATTACATTATCCGTAAAGCCAGAGGTCGAGATTGGACGCTTACTTATTTAAATCAGCTAGTTACCTTTTGTCAAATTGCTACCGTAAATCAGGCTGTAATTAGTATGGCTTTCACAAGCAATTTTAGAGGATGTTTGAAAAGTTTTTAA
- a CDS encoding addiction module protein, translating into MHDENIQKIWNTEAKKRRNEILNHTVEPISGEIALAQIRQILEK; encoded by the coding sequence ATACACGATGAAAATATCCAAAAAATTTGGAACACAGAAGCTAAAAAACGCCGGAATGAAATACTTAATCATACCGTTGAGCCAATTTCTGGAGAAATAGCTTTAGCTCAAATCAGACAAATTTTAGAAAAATGA
- a CDS encoding AbrB/MazE/SpoVT family DNA-binding domain-containing protein, with the protein MEITKLSTQGQITIPQVLRDQYHWQDGQELIIINLGDGILLKPKKTFPETKLDDAAGCLNYQGKAKTIEEMEQAVAQGIEEL; encoded by the coding sequence ATGGAAATTACTAAACTATCAACTCAAGGTCAAATTACTATTCCCCAAGTTTTAAGAGATCAGTATCATTGGCAAGATGGTCAAGAATTAATAATAATTAATTTGGGTGATGGAATTTTATTAAAACCTAAAAAAACTTTTCCAGAAACAAAATTAGATGATGCTGCTGGTTGTTTGAATTATCAAGGAAAAGCTAAAACAATTGAAGAGATGGAACAAGCGGTAGCACAGGGAATTGAAGAACTATAG
- a CDS encoding LysR family transcriptional regulator: protein MNQATLHQLKVFEAAARHGSFTRAAEELFLTQPTISMQIKQLTKSVGLPLFEQVGKRLYLTEAGRELFATCRQIFETMDKFQMTIADLKGLKQGQLKLAVITTAKYIIPRLLGPFCQLYPGIDISLQVTNHELILDRMMGNLDDLYIMSQIPDHFDVNAQPFLENPLVVIAPANHPLAQEKNIPIERLGEEPFIMREPGSGTRSAVQSLFEEHDIKVKVKLELGSNEAIKQAIAGGLGISVLSRHTLLTDVAEFSILDVQHFPIKRTWYMVHPAGKQLSIIAHTYYEYLLEAAKKITEQGGLILDHHSVEPNL from the coding sequence TTGAACCAAGCGACGTTGCACCAGTTAAAGGTGTTCGAGGCTGCGGCCCGGCATGGTAGTTTTACACGTGCTGCGGAAGAGTTATTTTTGACTCAACCTACCATATCCATGCAAATTAAACAACTTACGAAATCGGTAGGTTTGCCATTATTTGAACAGGTAGGAAAGCGTTTATATTTGACAGAAGCGGGACGGGAATTATTTGCTACTTGTCGGCAAATTTTTGAAACTATGGATAAGTTTCAAATGACTATTGCGGATTTAAAAGGATTAAAGCAAGGCCAATTAAAATTGGCAGTAATTACTACTGCTAAGTATATTATTCCTAGATTATTGGGGCCTTTTTGTCAACTTTATCCAGGGATTGATATTTCTCTTCAAGTCACAAATCATGAATTGATTTTGGATCGGATGATGGGTAATTTAGATGACTTGTATATTATGAGTCAAATTCCTGATCACTTTGATGTCAATGCCCAGCCATTTTTGGAAAACCCTTTGGTGGTTATTGCACCGGCTAATCATCCTTTAGCGCAGGAAAAAAATATTCCGATTGAACGTTTGGGTGAGGAACCGTTTATTATGCGTGAACCGGGTTCAGGGACTCGCAGCGCTGTCCAAAGTCTGTTTGAGGAACATGATATCAAGGTCAAGGTGAAATTGGAGTTAGGGAGTAATGAAGCGATTAAGCAAGCGATCGCTGGTGGCTTAGGTATTTCTGTATTATCTCGTCATACTTTACTCACAGATGTTGCGGAATTTAGTATTTTAGATGTCCAACACTTTCCCATTAAACGCACTTGGTACATGGTTCATCCGGCGGGTAAGCAGTTATCTATTATTGCTCATACTTATTACGAGTATCTTTTAGAAGCAGCAAAAAAAATTACGGAGCAAGGTGGTTTAATCTTAGATCATCATTCGGTTGAACCCAATCTTTAG